CAGAACGATTGGTTCATGCCCATTGCCTGTTCGATACATCCACATGTAGGATTTTGTGGTTGCTTCTCGCCCTGGCTCATTTAATACTTCAAGCTCTGTTTCATCTGCGTGCAATACATCATGATTTACAAGCATACTTTGTAGATATTTATACATTGGGCTTAACCAATTTTGAGCAGCACTGATAATCCAATTAGACATGTTCTGCCTATTAATTGGTAATCCATAACGTTTGTATTCTTGTTCTTGTCTATATAGTGGTATTGCATCTACATATTTTTTAGTCATTATATCTGCTATCAGTGATGCGGAAGCAATACTTCCTTTGATTACTGGTTTAGGTGTAGGAGCTGTAATCATTGGAACAGTAATTCCTTCTCTTTCGCAATTACGACATGAATATATCATTGAATGGGTTTCTTTTACAATGATTTGAGCTGGTATTACTTCAAGTTCCCTTCGGATTTCAGGGCGCACCTCATGAAGGGTATTGCCACACTCAGGGCATACCTGTTCCTCTTTAGATAGCTTGTATTCCACAACCTGCTTGGGAAGCCTTGAAAAATCTTTTTCTCTCTTGCCCTTTTGCTTTTTGGGCTTTGATTTAGATTCTTCTATAGCAACATCATCTAGCTTAGGTTCAATATTTATAGGTTGGCGTTCAGCCTCAGCCTCATTAAATATTGGAAGTGATATTTGACCATCTATATTCTGTTCACTTGATTTGCCAAAGAGTTTTTGCTTGCTAAGCCTTTTTCTAAACGCCTGTAATATAGCCAAAAACCATTACGTTCCCAATAAAGTATTTTAATCTTGTCGCGTTTTGAATTACAAAATACAAATATTGCATCTGAAAATGGGTCCAATTTGAAATTCATTTTCTTTGCACCACTTTGGAGCTGAAAGTCCGCTTGCTTGAAAATTTTGAATTAATTCATCCCAGTTTAGATTATTTTGTCTTTGTCTAATTTCTTGCACTAATAGCACCTCCTGATGCTATTATGCCATAATTATTTTCGCCTTTGTAGGTGGGGAAAATTTGACGCTTACTCTCTGGAGTAATCCCCTTATCTTTTTCTAATTCATAAAGAATATATCCTGTAATCAAAAAATATTTTCTCTTGTTTGGATAGTTGATGTCCCTGGAAAGAATATATCCGAAAAAGCATCCCTGACTATCCTATTCCAAGTTCATCAACCGCACCTGGCTCAGATAACAAATTTATTACATTCAAAACATTGCTCCTCTGCTCCTTAGAAAAATCAACCCAACCAATCATAAAGCTTGACATTTTTTCACCTACTTTTAAAATCTACGCAGCCTTTTTAAATTTTTTCTTTACTAAATCCAAAATAAAAACATACTCTTCAAGCTTTAAGATGTGGATCATTCCAAAGTAAACCAGAACTCCAACAAAGGCACAGCTAAATACTGAAATTACATCCCCCTTAAAGCCTGTCCCGAATTTTATCTGCATAAGTTTATTCAAAAAAAACACAACTATCCCCATAAACGAAGAAGAGAAAAACATCTTGTTAAATGATTTAATAATCTTTTTTGTCCCAATATCTTCTATTTTTCTATTTAAACTTCTTATTAAAAGCAAAGTGACAACTATAACAGAAATAGACGTAGCAAGAGCAAGTCCAGCGACCCCCATAAATTTTACTAATATGATATTTAGAATTATATTTAATATAACCCCCCAAATGCTGTTTATCATCGGAGTTTTTGTATCTTTTATAGAATAAAAGGCCCTTCCTATTACATCCCTAACACCAATGAAGATCATTCCTGGAGAGTAATATAAAAGTGCAAGGGAAGTTAAATATGCAGCATTATTGTCAAAGGCTCCCCTTTTAAAAACGATATCAACAATTGGCTGCCTTAAAATCATCATCCCAATTGTCGCAGGAAGCATTATTATCAAAATAACATTTATCCCTTTAATCAGAGCATTCTTATATGCCACTAAATTTTCATGTGCAGAATATGTAGAAAGGGTTGGATAAATAACCGTCGTTATTGCAACTGCAAATATTCCATAAACAAAGGTATTTAATTTGTTTGCAAAATTCAAAACAGCAATGGAGCCTTCTCCAACTGTTGTTGCAAGCATTCTATCAACTAAAAAATTAACCTGCGAAACTGAAACACCAATTATAACTGGAATCATTAATTTAACCATTCTTATTATATTTTCATCTTTAAAATTTACATATTTTTTATACATATAACCTAGTCTCTTGTACTTTGGAACCAAAAAAACGAATTGAACAAAGTAAGCTACAATAGTTGCAACAGTTAACCCGTAGATTCCAAATTTATCTGCAAATAAGATTAAATAAAATATAATAACAAAGTTCATTAAAACTCCAACAAAAGCAGGAGCTGTAAACTCCTTATGTGACTGAAGTATTCCAGTAAAAATAAATTGAAGGGCTATGAAAATCATTGAAATAAACATAAATCTTGACACATTAACAGCTTTATTAAAAATAAATAAATCTCCTTTAAATCCGGGTGCAAAAAGCATAACAATAAATTTTGAAAAAACAATTCCAAATAGTATAAATCCAATAACTATAATTCCAACAATATTAATTACATTACTAACAAACCTAATTCTATCTTCCTTATCTTTCTTTTCAATAAACTCAGTAAGTATTGGAATAAATGTAGTTCCTATTCCACTTCCTATGCTATTAAAAATTAACATAACAAGCCCTATCGCAAAGGTATATATATCTGTATCATAGGATGCACCAAATTTATATGCAAGTAGGGTTTCACGAAGAAACCCTAGAAATTTGCTGATTAGTGTAAGAGAAACTATAACTATTGAACCTTTAATTATCTGTTTTTTTGACATATGATCATCTCCAAGTATTATGTGTAATTTTACATATTTTTGAAATGTCCAAAAATTTATAAATATTTTTATATGATTTATTTAAAATACTCTATATATACTTGTAAAATTTCAAGAATCATTATTTCAAAATGACTTCCTGTTTTCCAATCGGTAACTCTTACCTGTCATATTAAAAATCTCACACCTATAGGTTAGCCTGTCCAATATAGCTGTTGTTAGGGCAACATCCTGCAAAAGTTCAGTCCATTCCTCAAACCCTTTGTTAGACGTGATAATTATTGATGTTTGTTCATGTAGATTTGAGATTAATTGAAAAAACATATTTGCTTCTTCATGAAAAATTGGAAGATATCCAATTTCATCAATTATGACAAGGTCTGAAGAATATATTCGGTTAATTTTACTTTTGCTTTTCCTTGATATATCCTGGGTTTTCAAGTAATACATTAGCCTATCCATTGATGTAAAACTTACTTTGTAGCCCATCTCTACAGCCTTATATCCTAATGCTATTGCAAGATGTGTTTTGCCTACTCCTGGTGGTCCTAAAAATATCAGGTTGTATAAATTATCTATCCAGTCCATCTCTATGAGCCTGTTTATCTGCTTTTTAGTTATTGATTTTTGAAATTCAGTATCAAATTCTTCAATTGTTTTTATTACAGGAAATCCGGCTTGTTTTAGCCTTCTTTCCTGCGCTTTTCTGTTCCTTTGGTCTATTTCACCTTTTAACAGCTCTATTATTAAATCATGATAGGATAAATCTTTTTTATCTGCATCATCAATAATCTTGAGTATATTATCTCTTATATATCCAAGCTTAAGATTCCTTGCATAATCCTTTATTATTTTTATCTTATCCATAATCCTATCCTCCAACTATATTTGCGTATTCTTTAATACTTCTTGTTTGAGGTTTTACATTCTTGAATTTATCCGGGATAGGATTTGTTTTCTGTTTTTCTGTATTTGTATATTCTTTTTCTTTATGATTAAAAAATTCAACTGCCTCTTTAAAAATCGTGGCTGAATAAATTTTTCTTTCTAAACAATACTTTAGAGCTTTATTAATAAT
This window of the Caloramator mitchellensis genome carries:
- the istB gene encoding IS21-like element helper ATPase IstB, whose product is MDKIKIIKDYARNLKLGYIRDNILKIIDDADKKDLSYHDLIIELLKGEIDQRNRKAQERRLKQAGFPVIKTIEEFDTEFQKSITKKQINRLIEMDWIDNLYNLIFLGPPGVGKTHLAIALGYKAVEMGYKVSFTSMDRLMYYLKTQDISRKSKSKINRIYSSDLVIIDEIGYLPIFHEEANMFFQLISNLHEQTSIIITSNKGFEEWTELLQDVALTTAILDRLTYRCEIFNMTGKSYRLENRKSF
- the murJ gene encoding murein biosynthesis integral membrane protein MurJ; translation: MSKKQIIKGSIVIVSLTLISKFLGFLRETLLAYKFGASYDTDIYTFAIGLVMLIFNSIGSGIGTTFIPILTEFIEKKDKEDRIRFVSNVINIVGIIVIGFILFGIVFSKFIVMLFAPGFKGDLFIFNKAVNVSRFMFISMIFIALQFIFTGILQSHKEFTAPAFVGVLMNFVIIFYLILFADKFGIYGLTVATIVAYFVQFVFLVPKYKRLGYMYKKYVNFKDENIIRMVKLMIPVIIGVSVSQVNFLVDRMLATTVGEGSIAVLNFANKLNTFVYGIFAVAITTVIYPTLSTYSAHENLVAYKNALIKGINVILIIMLPATIGMMILRQPIVDIVFKRGAFDNNAAYLTSLALLYYSPGMIFIGVRDVIGRAFYSIKDTKTPMINSIWGVILNIILNIILVKFMGVAGLALATSISVIVVTLLLIRSLNRKIEDIGTKKIIKSFNKMFFSSSFMGIVVFFLNKLMQIKFGTGFKGDVISVFSCAFVGVLVYFGMIHILKLEEYVFILDLVKKKFKKAA
- the tnpA gene encoding IS66 family insertion sequence element accessory protein TnpA; translation: MQEIRQRQNNLNWDELIQNFQASGLSAPKWCKENEFQIGPIFRCNICIL
- a CDS encoding IS66 family transposase, which produces MAILQAFRKRLSKQKLFGKSSEQNIDGQISLPIFNEAEAERQPINIEPKLDDVAIEESKSKPKKQKGKREKDFSRLPKQVVEYKLSKEEQVCPECGNTLHEVRPEIRRELEVIPAQIIVKETHSMIYSCRNCEREGITVPMITAPTPKPVIKGSIASASLIADIMTKKYVDAIPLYRQEQEYKRYGLPINRQNMSNWIISAAQNWLSPMYKYLQSMLVNHDVLHADETELEVLNEPGREATTKSYMWMYRTGNGHEPIVL
- the tnpB gene encoding IS66 family insertion sequence element accessory protein TnpB (TnpB, as the term is used for proteins encoded by IS66 family insertion elements, is considered an accessory protein, since TnpC, encoded by a neighboring gene, is a DDE family transposase.): MNFKLDPFSDAIFVFCNSKRDKIKILYWERNGFWLYYRRLEKGLASKNSLANQVNRI